The Apodemus sylvaticus chromosome 19, mApoSyl1.1, whole genome shotgun sequence sequence gatcctgtttcaaaacagaaaagtcaTATTTTCATTACAGATATCATTTTCAGCTCTGAACAACGCCAAGGCCGGGCATGCACTACACACTGGATCTATTCCTGAAGCCCATGCTGACTGACAATTGCTGCTCTTCATTCTCATTAGTGCTTTCTCCCTGGGCACAAATGACAGTCAGCTCCTAATGTTTCCCTTGTGACTTTCTCAATATAATCTTTGATACCTGGGTATAATGgctcacacctgaaatcccagcactataaaggcagagacaggaggatccctgaaaagttgaggccagcctgggctacatagtgagttccaggtcacagagtaagacctagtctcaaaaccaaacaaacaagcaaaaacccacTAACTTCCAACAACGAAAAGTCACATGTAGTCTTTGGTAGCAGAAAAGAAGAGGCTAGACGTGGAGGTACagacttttaatcctagcactcacagaggcaggtggatctctgtgagctcaagtccagcctggtctacatgtcaAATTCCAGGGTAGCCAACCATAGGGAGAGCTTGTCTTGGAGTTGGGgttggagaggaggaagaggagactaGATTAGGGTATGATGATTGCAGGTGGTCTTGTCATTTAGTAGTCAGGATACAAAGACAAGAGGATCCACAGTTAAAGGTCGTCCTGTGCTATATTAGTTTGTGACCAAGATACTATACTCAAGActcaagacacacacaaacagaaaatagaCACAGCAAGTCAAGGTtgaatactatttatttatttatttatttattttgttttttttcgaaacagggtttctctgtatagccctggctgttctggaactcactctgtagaccaggctggcctcgaactcagaaatctgcctgcccctgcctcccagagtgctgggattacaggtgtgtgccaccaccgcctggctgctttttatttttttttaatccctttcCCCCTAGAAAGTTTTTGGTGGCatcaaaaattaatcaaaaattagAATTTTCAAACAAGTTCCTCTGATTATCACCGACTAGCTACTACACGCCCTTCCCAAGACTGGATCCatggaggggaaaagagaaatgCCCAGTACCAGGCAGCCACTTCTCCAGTGCTGTGAGGGGTTGGGTCGGAAGGCAAACCCTGGTCATCAATGGCTCTGTAGTCCTTTTGTACAAATATCTGGCAAGGGTGACGTGGGGCCATTCCTCAGGGCACAGCTGTGGTAATGCTTACATGGAGGTTGGGCTTGGGCGGTAGTGCCCTCCCAGATTCTCCCTTCAGGCTTCTTGGAGTAAGGGACATGCAGCCGGAGGGCCTCAGCTTGGCCTGACCCTGCTGTTAGGGACTCAGTCCCCAGTAACCATAAAGATGGCCCGTTTGTGGAGCCTTTCCCTGCCCAgctgcctcctctccctgctccttctcctcctccagttGTCATGCAGCTACGCAGGTAAGCATTCTCATTCCAGCCCTACAGAGACTTAAGAGCAGAAAGGGAGTATCCTTGGCTAACCTCTTTTAATCATCCTCAAATGGCTATATGAATTTCCTATCTATACTTGGGTCTGCTGATATGGTCTCTCTCTTTAGAGACCTTCctgacttttcttcttccttttcttcttccttttcttcttctccttttcttcttcttcttcttcttcttcttcttcttcttccttcttcttcttcttcttcttctttcttcttcttcttcatttttgttgttgttgttgttgtttttcgagacagggtttctctgtgtagccctggctgtcctgaaactcactctgtagacgaggctggcctcgaactcagaaatccgcctgcctctgcctcccaagtgctgggattaaaggcgtgagccaccactgcccagctcgtTCCTGACTTCTTGGGGAGTAAAATCCAAACTTTTCCCCATTCatatggtgctgggaatcaaactcagggcctgagTTACTAAGCTGTATCTGTAgctctagtttcttttttgtttcgtCTTTCAAAAGAAGACACTAACTTTTTGGAGTTACTGTCAGAGTTAAGCGAGagtattttgtattttgcataTTAAGACAATGCCTGTTTGTATTAAACCTCAATAAATGTTTGATGAGggtcagtgagatggttcagtgggcaaaTGTGCTTGTCTCTAAGCCTGAATGCTAAAATGAAACAacacctataaaataaaatacaaagttgAGTTATAGCATTGTGTTATGTTTGAGAGCTTGCTTTGCAGAATAAGGAAGAGATACATTTTTATACAGGAGTCTGTTCTCCagctaagagaagaaataaagaaacagcgGACAGAATTCCACTTCAGGGAGCCATGTGATTGATGAAGTCCTACTAGCCCAGGCACTCTCTGTGGGCATCTCGGTACAAGGAAGAGCCTGGCTTGCTTGCTAGTAGCTGGGGAGATGTTCAGGGAAGGTTCCAGAGCTGGCGTGAGGCTGAAGGTACAAAAGAAGCGACTTAATAAataggggttagagagatggcttttTGGTAAAGAGAATTACTTCCCTTACAAGAGACTGGGGTTACCAGTACCCACATCCATGGGGTGGCTCCCAATAACCTAGAGCACTGGGCAGCACTTAGAAGTAGTAGGCTACGTGACAAGAAGGAGGCAAGCATCTGAGCTGAGGAGTCAGAGATGAATATAGCTGGTAGAAAAGTGGAAGCCATTGTCCAGATGATTTCATAATAGAGTATTCTGTCCTAGACATTCAGAACCTATCTTTTACTAGAGACTACTTACTTTATATCagtttaaagtaaaaaataaaaatgatcccTACTAAGGCTCATGAATTCCATTTAATATTCCCAAACTTGGCATGGTGGGGAGCCCTTATAATCGCAGCATTTGTGGGATGGAAGCAGAAGGACCAGAAATTCAAGTCGTTCTCAGCTACATGGAAGATTAAGGCCGGCTTGAGCTATAAACAtgtcttaaacaaaaacaaaaacaaaaacaaaaaaaccgagGAGACGCATtgaagagatgattcagcagttaagtgtgcttgctgctcttgcagaggatccaatgTAGGGTTCCCAGCACCGTCATCTATGGGGTAGCCAGCAgctacctgtaaccccagctccaggggacctcaTAGCCTCTTATGTATTTCAAGACTAGGTATACAAAGGTGACATACATTCACCCATGCTGACACGATGCAAAACCTTTACAAGAAAAATCGATTGTCctgagccaagcatggtggcacatgctcgCAGTTACAGCACTTAAAAAGGTGAGACAGGAAGACtgctgtgagtccaaggccagtctgagctacagaaCAAGATACTGCCTCAAATTTAAtaaataggggctagagagatgattctgTGGTAAAGAGTATATACTGTTCTTACAAAAGACTGGATtggttaccagcacccacatccatAGGGTGACTCACAACAACCTATAACTACAGATCCAGGGGGGAcaaatgcctctggcctctgaagacaCTTGCACTTGTGTGTACCGATGTAcacaatttacacacacacacacacacacacacacactttaaaataaaacaaatccctGGGTGTGAAGGTAgttttgatcctagcacttgggaggcaaaggcaggcagatttctgtgagttctaggacagccaaagctacatagcgggaccctatctcaaaaataaataaaataaaaatgaattttttcatgtttccttcccctctttctttttgaaGCAGCTTTCCTATGATGGATGGATTTGTCACATCTGACtctgtttttttgtctttccCACCTTTGGTGTTTTGGACAGGGCAGTTCAGAGTGATAGGACCAGGGCATCCCATCCGGGCCTTAGTTGGGGATGAAGCAGATCTGCCATGCCGCATATCTCCTGGGAAGAACGCCACGGGCATGGAGGTGGGATGGTACCGTTCTCCCTTCTCAAGAGTGGTTCATCTCTACCGAAATGGCAAGGACCAAGATGCAGAGCAAGCACCTGAATACCGGGGACGCACAGAGCTTCTGAAAGAGTCTATTGGTGAGGGAAAGGTCACCCTCAGGATCCATAACGTGAGGTTCTCAGATGAAGGAGGCTTTACCTGCTTCTTCAGAGACCACTCTTACCAAGAAGAGGCAGCGGTGGAGTTGAAAGTGGAAGGTGAGTCCTCCAGGGTCATAGGCAGTATGACCTGTGGGATAGCTGATCTCTCTTCATCCTTCAGTCATCCAGCGGAGATTAGATCTTTCTACCCAAACTTGTCACTTCTGAGATCAATTCCAAAGGAACAAACACACCAGTAAATAGGGACTCCTATGCTGCAGCTGTTGGTTATTTTGTCATTTGAGTCAGGAAAGAAACTGGAATAGAAGTAAGTTTTCATGGCTAAGAATGTGACGTTAGATAGAAGATTGTATCTAAGCTAGACAAATGCTTTTGCACTTcagtttttatcttgtttttgtttttaaatgatggCTTTTCaacgtgtagccctggctggcctggaactcatttatACAGACCCCGTTAGCCTCAGACTCAAAAtggtcttcctttctctgcctcctaagagctgggaactgggattaaaggcatgtgccgctaCAActagctttatatatatataaaacctgggCAATCCTCCAACctcagcctctgaagtgctgggagaCTCAAAGCATGAGTCACCATGCTCAGCTTAAAATGATGGCTTTAGAAACACACCAGAGAGCCTGGGTGCTTCCGTGAGAGCTTGTTGAGTAACATAAGCTAGCCATAGAATATAGAGAACAAAAACATATCTCTGTATTTGAGTGTGTagttacatatgtgtatgtgtatgtatacgtgcatgtatacacacacacacacacacacacatatatatatataatgtatacactcaatatgtatatatgcatatatatgtgtggatTATATGGTGGCAGGGATacaattcctgtgtgtgtgtgtgtgtgtgtgtgtgtgtgtgcaatatatGACAGCTATAattcagttggtagagttcttACCTAGAATGGAAGTAATAGCATTGTATAAACTGATCTTAGCACCTGAAGCTGCCGGGCagtgttggtgcatgcctttggtcccagcactcaggaggcagaggtaggcagatttctgggttcaaggccagcctggtctacagagtaagttccaggacagccagggctgcacagagaagccctgtctcaaaaaaacaacacaaccacatcaaaaaaaaaaaaatcgcagCACTTAGAAGTTAAAGTCAAGAGGATGAGAGGTAAGACACTCATCCTCGAAtataagagactgtctcaaacaaaacaaaataaaaccaagaggctgcagagatggctcagggcttaagaGCTTTTGCTGCTCATGTAAAGGTTCAGAgtttgattccagcacccacataactccagttcaggggggatctgatgccttctctggcctccaaaggccaATGCCcccacacagatatatacatacatacatatatatccaagtgctgggattaaaggagtgccccaccaccgcctggccacataaataaaaattaagcacATACACAGTGGTGGAGGAGACCAGTAGTTTCCATGACACTGCTTTGTCTTTATAACTTCATTTTCAGTATGCTTTGTATGGTGGCTGATTTTGGAGTTACTCATTGTTATTTGTCCTGCCTTGGAGCAGTTAAAGCATGGATAGGAAAACAGAAGGAGTGTTGAAAGTTAATTGCAATGTAATTGAAGAACAAAAGTGTTGTGAGTGCTGGGCCTCTgatcctttccctttctcctcagcaCCTGCAGTGTGAACACCAGACAATCCATCATTGCTGTATCTGAGGTGGGGGTGACTGTTGCCAGGCTGAGACCAGAAGATGCATTGTATGCCCAGTAACAAAGCGCTATTTCTAGAGACAGCTTGCAGGGACATGAAAATAGCTGTGTGCCACAGAATGTTCTTCAGACAGCtggttttttttctccctggggaatttttactctctctctctctctctctctctctctctctctctctcacacacacacacacacacaaagccctggaGGGTCAGAACTTTAGCATACagatttttctctcttcccaaTCAACAAATTCCCAGTTCATCTGCCAACTCCAGTATACTCATTGAGGCCCAACAAATTACAAGTAAGAAAGATGAGGGGCAGAGGGGGAGTGGGGCAGAATAGGCATTAAAAACTGTGCCTCAGGGGAGAATACTTTCCTTTGAGTTGGTTTCCACATTCCAAATCCCTCTAATcagcttgagagagagagacagacagacagatacagagacagagagacagaaagagagagaaacagagagacagagagacagagacagacagagacacagagagagacagaaacagagagtggTTGGAGTTCCtttcaaaacactaaataaaatttgGGGACTTGTAGCCCAGGCCTGAattctcagcatttgggaggtagagcctGGAGGACAAAGAGTTCAAGAACAGACTTGcccagtttaaaacaaaacaaacaaaaaacaatggctATATTATCTCTTTTAGAACCGGGCTCACTGTACCAACATTTCCATTCTATGTTGCTCTCCTCTTTTACTGAGACAGGTCTTGCAGgctggcctgtgtcctgccttAGACGCCAgaatgctaggattgcaggtgtaTAGCACCATGCCCGGGTGTGTCAGTATCTTTTAAATCTTGATGTTGGTTTCCTTATTTAACCCAAACTACTGCAGCACAGGCTCTGCACAGGGGTTTGAGGAAGCAGTCTGGGTGACACGTTCCTTCTGCCTTCCAGACCCCTTCTACTGGATCAGCCCCGGCGTGCTGGCTGTCCTTGCTCTTGtgcctctgctc is a genomic window containing:
- the Mog gene encoding myelin-oligodendrocyte glycoprotein, which translates into the protein MARLWSLSLPSCLLSLLLLLLQLSCSYAGQFRVIGPGHPIRALVGDEADLPCRISPGKNATGMEVGWYRSPFSRVVHLYRNGKDQDAEQAPEYRGRTELLKESIGEGKVTLRIHNVRFSDEGGFTCFFRDHSYQEEAAVELKVEDPFYWISPGVLAVLALVPLLLLQVSVGLVFLFLQHRLRGKLRAEVENLHRTFDPHFLRVPCWKIALFVIVPVLGPLVALIICYNWLHRRLAGQFLEELSKFSLTPFSIPETPHYAARELIM